From a single Bacillus pseudomycoides DSM 12442 genomic region:
- a CDS encoding LamG-like jellyroll fold domain-containing protein, giving the protein MLCKVKGLIGFLVVFFLVFTSFSWTSFAETKEEKTEKESSEKKLVFPVLSDVHIKNSGTDDTFRFQRALQQLNAVAPRQDAFVVVGDFTDSGSTQQYDRFFQTYKQYGNQNATAMYALGNHDYWNGLLAHDAQKRFLKKTGMESIYYHKAVKGYHFLVMSPENGVTHGYYSDTQINWLKQELVKAKQADPNKPIFVFLHQQIKGTVYGSHEWGTNDSAKINEVLKEYPQAVTFSGHSHYPLDDPRSIHQKDFTSVGTSSVSYMEVESGKVQGNIPPGAETLSQGLLVEVDDQKVTIHRRDFHTNSWTGEPWVVELPAKKESFKYTEDRDKEKPAFLQDAKLKLSNITETSVTATFPQAVDNLLVHSYRLQAKEKATGKVKNQLLAFSEFYRDPVPKELTFTLGGLEINTEYNIEVTALDSFGNESSAPLREEFETNTEVIDPNAKVPKADVFDVNFLDGTFKDYSSFGANGSVKGNVTIEYEKQLKKHVMKLSGRNNTYGYIPFSNEQKEKVKDSFTLEAVFSMNQIRNQAIMENTESGGIGFESTGSGYVELWAHIGGSYKRIGVQLEANNTYHLTGTYNGSELAVYVDGKKVNSQRVTGKVYHPNVPFAIGADPTSSGNGSVPLNGKVVLARLYSKALTPSEVKAAYNEFDNRIKIEEIDNLYEEMNKVKETLAGTYEFGEKPGQYSQKAFAALQKAYNGAKETFERMMVTKEEIVTMYQSLQTAHQTFLHSKVAEEKPQTAKEKLQVKINRAKDFLTKIQVGTEVGQYKNEPVKALEQKIQVAEAAVRDQNMTDQRADSMQRTLEDATGLVENSINK; this is encoded by the coding sequence ATGTTGTGTAAAGTGAAAGGTCTTATTGGTTTTTTAGTAGTTTTCTTTTTAGTATTTACATCTTTTTCTTGGACTAGTTTTGCGGAAACAAAAGAAGAAAAAACAGAGAAAGAATCGTCAGAGAAGAAGCTTGTTTTTCCGGTGTTAAGTGATGTACACATTAAAAATAGTGGAACGGATGATACGTTTCGTTTTCAAAGAGCGCTGCAGCAATTAAACGCAGTAGCTCCAAGACAAGATGCTTTTGTAGTTGTTGGTGATTTTACAGACAGTGGCTCGACGCAGCAGTATGATCGTTTCTTCCAAACTTATAAGCAATATGGAAATCAAAATGCAACTGCTATGTATGCTTTAGGTAACCATGATTATTGGAACGGATTATTGGCACATGATGCACAGAAACGTTTTCTTAAAAAAACAGGAATGGAATCTATCTATTATCACAAAGCTGTAAAAGGCTATCATTTTCTTGTGATGAGCCCAGAAAATGGAGTGACACATGGGTATTATTCAGATACACAAATTAATTGGTTGAAGCAGGAATTAGTAAAAGCGAAGCAAGCTGATCCAAATAAGCCAATCTTTGTCTTTTTACATCAGCAAATTAAAGGAACAGTGTACGGGAGTCATGAATGGGGGACAAATGATAGTGCCAAAATTAATGAAGTCTTAAAAGAGTATCCACAAGCTGTAACGTTTTCTGGTCATTCTCATTATCCACTTGATGATCCAAGGTCAATTCACCAAAAAGACTTTACGTCTGTTGGTACATCATCAGTTAGTTATATGGAAGTGGAAAGCGGAAAAGTACAAGGAAATATTCCTCCGGGAGCTGAAACATTAAGCCAAGGTTTATTGGTAGAAGTAGACGATCAAAAAGTGACGATTCATCGCCGTGATTTTCATACGAACTCTTGGACAGGTGAGCCGTGGGTAGTTGAACTTCCAGCAAAGAAAGAATCTTTTAAGTATACGGAAGATCGTGATAAGGAAAAGCCGGCATTTTTACAAGATGCAAAGCTGAAACTTTCGAATATAACAGAGACATCTGTGACAGCGACATTTCCGCAAGCTGTAGATAATTTACTCGTTCACTCATACCGTTTGCAAGCAAAAGAGAAAGCAACAGGAAAGGTGAAAAACCAGCTATTAGCCTTCTCCGAGTTCTACCGGGATCCGGTGCCTAAAGAGCTGACATTTACATTAGGTGGACTAGAGATTAATACGGAATATAACATAGAAGTAACAGCATTAGATTCATTTGGAAATGAAAGTAGTGCTCCTTTGCGTGAAGAATTTGAAACGAATACAGAAGTAATTGATCCGAATGCGAAAGTACCGAAAGCAGATGTATTCGATGTGAACTTTTTAGATGGTACTTTTAAAGATTATTCATCGTTTGGTGCAAATGGAAGTGTAAAAGGAAATGTAACAATTGAGTATGAGAAACAGTTAAAGAAACACGTAATGAAATTAAGTGGACGGAATAATACGTATGGATATATTCCATTTTCAAATGAGCAAAAAGAAAAGGTAAAGGATTCCTTTACACTGGAAGCAGTGTTTTCTATGAATCAAATTCGCAATCAAGCAATTATGGAAAATACCGAAAGCGGTGGAATTGGATTTGAATCAACAGGTTCTGGTTATGTAGAATTATGGGCACATATTGGTGGCAGTTATAAACGTATTGGTGTACAGCTAGAAGCTAATAACACATACCATCTAACAGGAACATATAATGGAAGTGAGCTTGCAGTATATGTAGATGGAAAAAAAGTAAATAGTCAGCGAGTAACGGGGAAAGTGTATCATCCAAACGTACCATTTGCGATTGGAGCAGATCCAACAAGCTCTGGTAATGGTAGTGTTCCATTAAATGGAAAAGTCGTGCTTGCAAGACTATATAGCAAGGCACTAACGCCTTCTGAAGTGAAAGCGGCTTATAATGAGTTTGATAATCGGATAAAAATAGAAGAGATCGATAACTTATATGAAGAAATGAATAAGGTAAAAGAAACATTGGCAGGTACTTACGAATTTGGAGAGAAGCCTGGTCAATATTCACAAAAAGCGTTTGCCGCATTACAAAAAGCGTATAACGGTGCAAAAGAAACGTTTGAAAGAATGATGGTAACAAAAGAAGAAATCGTTACAATGTATCAATCGTTACAAACGGCACATCAAACCTTTTTACATTCTAAAGTGGCAGAAGAAAAGCCACAAACGGCGAAAGAAAAACTTCAAGTAAAGATTAATAGAGCAAAAGATTTCTTAACAAAGATACAAGTAGGAACAGAGGTAGGGCAATACAAGAATGAACCAGTGAAAGCATTAGAGCAAAAAATACAAGTAGCTGAAGCAGCTGTACGTGATCAAAATATGACGGACCAACGTGCAGATAGTATGCAACGCACATTAGAGGATGCCACTGGGCTTGTTGAGAATAGTATAAACAAATAG
- a CDS encoding GNAT family N-acetyltransferase, with protein sequence MENKELYVLKNKTELVGVFVLDEWQPIEWSNIQWSYNEGAYFVIHSFCIHPDQQSNGYGKAVLDFCEGLAIQRKYTGIRLDVFSKNDVSQKFYEKKWICKKRRSYF encoded by the coding sequence ATAGAAAACAAGGAATTATATGTATTAAAAAATAAAACTGAGTTAGTTGGAGTTTTTGTACTTGATGAATGGCAACCTATAGAATGGTCAAATATCCAATGGTCTTATAATGAAGGAGCTTATTTTGTTATACATTCATTTTGTATACATCCAGATCAACAAAGCAATGGCTATGGAAAAGCAGTTCTAGATTTTTGTGAAGGGTTAGCAATTCAGCGGAAATATACGGGTATCCGCTTAGATGTTTTTTCAAAAAACGATGTTTCTCAAAAGTTCTACGAAAAAAAATGGATATGTAAAAAAAGGAGAAGTTATTTTTAA
- the fabF gene encoding beta-ketoacyl-ACP synthase II, whose amino-acid sequence MERVVITGMGVVSPIGNDIETFWNNLIKGESGIVNIDTFDVTNHKTKIAGIVLGFDADEVLGKKEARRLDRFSQFALAAAEQAWSDSKLDLNRIDVERLGVYVGSGIGGIETLIENVDALRQKGPRRVSPTLVPAIMSNAAAAQISIKWNAMGPSMSPVSACAIGNTAIGEAFRLIRSGEADVIFAGGTESAITDLSIASFGNATALSTRNDNPTKASRPFDENRDGFVMSEGAGILILESLSHALRREAKIYAEVIGYGASSDAHHIVATHPEGKGAYLAMRSALKNANISPEEIDVISAHATSTKVGDISETMAIKQLFGKQAYQIPVTANKSMLGHMLGAAGGVEAIALAMSLKEGIVPPTINLENPDPLCDLDYVPSVARQVKINMGLSNSFGFGGHNAAIVLKKYE is encoded by the coding sequence GTGGAAAGAGTTGTGATTACTGGTATGGGAGTAGTTTCTCCTATAGGAAACGACATCGAAACATTTTGGAACAATCTAATTAAAGGGGAATCTGGTATAGTCAATATCGATACTTTCGATGTTACCAATCATAAAACAAAAATTGCGGGTATCGTCCTAGGTTTTGATGCAGATGAAGTTTTAGGAAAGAAAGAAGCAAGACGTTTAGATCGTTTTTCTCAATTTGCTTTGGCTGCAGCTGAACAAGCTTGGTCAGATTCTAAGTTAGACCTCAATCGTATAGATGTAGAAAGGTTAGGCGTATACGTAGGTTCAGGTATCGGAGGGATTGAAACCTTGATTGAAAATGTTGATGCGCTTAGGCAGAAGGGGCCAAGAAGAGTCAGCCCAACTCTAGTACCTGCCATAATGTCTAATGCTGCTGCGGCACAAATTAGTATCAAGTGGAATGCGATGGGACCTTCTATGTCACCTGTTTCTGCTTGTGCAATTGGAAATACGGCTATCGGAGAAGCCTTTAGACTAATTCGTTCTGGAGAAGCTGACGTTATATTTGCGGGTGGAACAGAGTCAGCTATTACAGACTTATCAATAGCAAGCTTTGGTAACGCTACAGCATTATCAACAAGAAACGATAATCCCACTAAAGCTAGTCGCCCATTTGATGAAAATCGAGATGGATTTGTCATGTCAGAAGGAGCTGGAATTCTAATCTTAGAATCTTTATCTCATGCTTTACGTAGAGAGGCAAAGATTTATGCAGAAGTCATTGGATATGGTGCAAGTTCAGATGCACACCATATCGTAGCTACACATCCGGAAGGTAAAGGCGCCTATCTTGCAATGAGATCAGCTTTAAAAAATGCTAATATATCGCCTGAAGAAATTGATGTTATTAGTGCCCATGCAACAAGTACAAAAGTGGGGGATATCTCTGAAACGATGGCTATTAAGCAGCTGTTTGGAAAACAAGCTTATCAGATTCCAGTAACAGCTAATAAATCTATGCTTGGACATATGTTAGGGGCAGCTGGTGGAGTTGAAGCAATTGCTTTAGCAATGAGCTTAAAGGAAGGGATAGTTCCTCCAACAATTAACTTAGAAAATCCTGATCCATTATGTGATCTGGATTATGTACCATCTGTTGCTCGCCAAGTGAAAATAAATATGGGACTATCTAACTCATTTGGTTTCGGAGGTCATAATGCAGCTATTGTTTTAAAGAAATACGAGTGA
- a CDS encoding helix-turn-helix transcriptional regulator: MNNKTRLEALSAFLKAKRAQISPESIGLPAGTRRRTPGLRREEVAQLAGVSTTWYTWLEQGRDIKVSTIVLDCISNALQLNNDETDYLYDLALETNSEITSPKKDHSKLSPSLIRILAELTYCPTIITDRHCHIVGWNPAAAYVFLDFEQIPNDQRNLIRLVFTRKELKALAVNWEHFVKGFLAIFRTYYGRYLDDEWYSQFIKEMSHSHSEFQDLWQESQVSKAPDMIIEFRHAKAGKMLFNLTSLQVQGDMDLRCSIYTPVEETDTENKLKRLMKRVSVEN, encoded by the coding sequence ATGAATAATAAAACTAGGCTTGAAGCTCTGTCGGCATTCTTAAAAGCTAAGCGCGCCCAAATTAGTCCAGAGTCTATTGGTTTGCCTGCCGGAACCCGGAGAAGAACACCTGGGTTACGAAGAGAGGAGGTTGCACAGTTAGCAGGTGTAAGCACCACTTGGTATACATGGCTAGAGCAAGGAAGAGATATAAAGGTTTCTACAATCGTACTTGATTGTATTTCTAATGCTTTGCAATTAAATAATGATGAAACAGACTACTTATATGACCTGGCATTAGAAACAAATTCAGAAATTACAAGTCCAAAAAAGGATCACTCAAAGCTTAGCCCTTCTTTAATACGAATACTAGCTGAATTAACATATTGTCCGACTATCATTACGGATCGACATTGCCATATTGTGGGCTGGAATCCTGCAGCTGCTTATGTTTTTTTAGATTTTGAACAAATACCGAATGATCAAAGAAATTTGATTCGTTTAGTGTTCACTCGAAAAGAATTAAAAGCATTGGCCGTCAATTGGGAACATTTTGTGAAAGGTTTTCTTGCTATTTTCCGTACCTATTATGGACGCTATTTAGACGATGAATGGTACAGCCAGTTTATTAAAGAAATGAGTCATTCACATTCAGAATTCCAGGATTTATGGCAAGAAAGTCAAGTGAGTAAGGCTCCAGACATGATAATTGAATTCAGACATGCTAAAGCAGGCAAAATGTTGTTTAATTTAACTTCTCTTCAAGTTCAAGGTGATATGGATTTACGGTGCAGTATCTATACGCCAGTAGAGGAAACAGATACAGAGAATAAATTAAAGCGATTAATGAAGAGGGTTTCCGTTGAAAATTAA
- a CDS encoding NUDIX hydrolase, which translates to MEVWDVYDKNRNKTNKTHVRGTPLAVGNYHIVVHVWIRNKKGEILLTKRHPDKPHPNLWECPGGSILVGENSLDGAVREVKEEIGINLSRSNGKLIESERRDVYNDFYDVWLFNQSFEITETILQKDEVSDIKWVTKSELESMYNSNCIVPTLSYFKLIF; encoded by the coding sequence ATGGAGGTTTGGGATGTTTACGATAAAAATAGAAATAAAACAAATAAAACTCATGTACGTGGTACTCCGTTAGCAGTTGGTAATTATCATATAGTTGTCCATGTCTGGATAAGAAATAAAAAAGGTGAAATTCTTCTAACGAAAAGACATCCTGATAAACCTCATCCTAATCTATGGGAATGTCCAGGTGGCTCTATATTAGTAGGTGAAAATAGCCTTGATGGTGCTGTACGAGAGGTGAAAGAAGAAATCGGGATTAACTTGTCTCGGTCTAATGGAAAACTGATAGAGAGCGAACGCAGGGATGTTTACAATGATTTTTATGATGTATGGCTTTTTAACCAAAGCTTTGAAATTACAGAAACCATACTTCAAAAAGATGAAGTAAGCGATATTAAATGGGTAACAAAATCAGAGCTTGAAAGTATGTATAATTCTAATTGCATAGTACCAACTCTTAGTTATTTTAAATTAATCTTTTAG
- a CDS encoding GNAT family N-acetyltransferase, protein MKHKTSERLFRIDCGDIYLQEFSIKDADSIYRISNQPEIFKFLPDWKSTKEQRVDWVTNYEIPANKAFLDAAVNTSNIDGHFLKLGVFVKETDEFIGWCCTGIKDELPSPNREIMYAISSEYQKKGYATTASTGLINYLFTNTNLDVINAVALINNVSSNKVIEKCGFTYLSQQTIESELYNHYILNKSEWMKNH, encoded by the coding sequence ATGAAGCATAAAACATCAGAAAGATTATTTAGAATAGATTGCGGAGATATCTATCTCCAAGAGTTTTCCATTAAAGATGCAGATAGTATATACAGAATTTCAAATCAACCCGAAATATTTAAGTTCTTGCCAGACTGGAAATCAACAAAAGAACAAAGGGTAGATTGGGTTACCAATTATGAAATACCAGCAAATAAAGCATTTCTTGATGCCGCTGTAAATACATCAAACATAGATGGTCATTTTTTAAAACTAGGGGTATTTGTTAAGGAAACGGATGAATTTATTGGTTGGTGCTGTACAGGTATTAAAGATGAGCTACCTTCACCGAATAGAGAAATTATGTATGCCATTTCAAGTGAATATCAAAAGAAAGGATACGCTACTACAGCGTCTACAGGATTGATTAACTATTTGTTTACAAATACAAATTTAGATGTCATTAACGCAGTAGCTTTAATTAACAACGTTTCATCAAATAAAGTTATTGAAAAATGTGGATTTACTTATCTGAGTCAACAGACAATAGAAAGCGAATTATACAATCACTATATATTGAATAAATCAGAGTGGATGAAAAATCATTAA
- a CDS encoding nucleoside triphosphate hydrolase codes for MGMMRKILMQAMMLVIMVMMSVVFSKEVGAETKHIDWIESVHVTPNEVLFGKEINVQIRVEVNEEIVKPKKGEVLQVEYSLPYLNEEEEEQYQIIYLNYNEQTKRYEAIYKSEFNYEQIGTWAIHKISPWYKSLVAYNSNVYEEIELADYESLEDLSDGDITLQAPPVGWNYIELNGTSHWYYVDAETLELATGWLYEGGKWYYLDEYTGQMQTGWMLVDEKWYYLQDNGEMLTGWKLINEKWYYLKDNGEMALGWTRVDGKRYYFKDNGEMAIGWIDDGIGWNYLENNGEAKTGWLYENGKWYYLDQNGLMATGWLKEGNSWYYLNQNGSMGTGWLKKGKSWYYLNQNGSMATGWLKEGNSWYYLNQNGSMATGKLFIDKKWYEFADNGVMIAS; via the coding sequence ATGGGTATGATGCGAAAAATTTTGATGCAAGCGATGATGCTTGTAATCATGGTTATGATGAGCGTGGTGTTTAGTAAAGAAGTAGGTGCGGAAACAAAACATATTGATTGGATTGAAAGTGTTCATGTGACGCCAAACGAGGTGCTCTTTGGTAAAGAAATCAACGTTCAAATTCGTGTTGAGGTAAATGAAGAAATCGTAAAACCAAAAAAAGGTGAAGTACTTCAGGTAGAATATAGTCTTCCTTATTTAAATGAAGAGGAAGAAGAACAATACCAAATTATATACTTAAACTATAATGAACAAACCAAAAGATATGAGGCTATTTATAAAAGTGAATTCAATTATGAACAAATCGGTACGTGGGCAATTCATAAGATTTCTCCTTGGTATAAATCATTAGTGGCATATAATTCTAATGTATATGAAGAAATCGAGCTTGCAGATTATGAGAGTTTGGAAGATTTAAGTGATGGTGACATTACATTACAAGCTCCTCCAGTTGGTTGGAATTATATAGAGTTGAATGGGACAAGCCATTGGTATTATGTTGATGCTGAAACATTAGAACTTGCTACTGGTTGGCTGTACGAAGGCGGCAAATGGTATTACTTAGATGAATATACAGGGCAAATGCAAACTGGCTGGATGCTAGTCGATGAAAAGTGGTACTACCTTCAAGATAACGGTGAGATGTTGACCGGTTGGAAACTGATAAATGAGAAATGGTATTACTTAAAAGACAATGGAGAGATGGCATTAGGATGGACAAGGGTAGATGGAAAACGTTATTACTTTAAAGACAACGGTGAAATGGCAATAGGTTGGATAGATGATGGAATAGGTTGGAATTACCTAGAAAATAACGGAGAAGCAAAAACAGGCTGGTTATATGAAAATGGAAAGTGGTATTATCTAGATCAAAATGGATTGATGGCTACTGGCTGGCTAAAAGAAGGAAACAGTTGGTATTATCTAAATCAAAATGGATCGATGGGTACTGGCTGGCTAAAGAAAGGGAAAAGTTGGTATTATCTAAATCAAAATGGATCGATGGCTACTGGCTGGCTAAAAGAAGGAAACAGTTGGTATTATCTAAATCAAAATGGGTCTATGGCTACTGGCAAATTGTTTATTGATAAAAAATGGTATGAATTTGCAGATAATGGAGTCATGATTGCTAGTTAA
- the hfq gene encoding RNA chaperone Hfq yields the protein MFNLQEGMYEQLKGKKEEITLFLKSGVPIRGQILATDRFTVLMMVGGKQQLVYKQAISTIAT from the coding sequence ATGTTTAATTTACAAGAAGGCATGTATGAACAATTGAAAGGTAAAAAAGAGGAAATCACTTTATTTTTAAAGAGTGGGGTTCCAATACGTGGGCAAATCCTTGCAACAGATAGATTTACCGTCCTAATGATGGTTGGTGGTAAACAACAACTGGTCTATAAACAAGCCATTTCTACAATTGCCACGTAA
- a CDS encoding serine hydrolase domain-containing protein codes for TGYVLLGILIEKVTGNSYAEEVENRIIEPLELLNTFLPGNSSVIPGTKHARGYLQPDGASELKDVTYSNPGSSDGDMISTADDLNKFFSYLLRGKLLKEQQLKQMLTTVPTGREGIDGYGLGIYEIKLPNGVSIWGHTGGVPGFSTLAGGTIGGKHTLAVNLNSMGKANSPDPFKNILLAEFSE; via the coding sequence ACAGGATACGTATTACTGGGTATCCTTATTGAAAAAGTAACTGGAAACAGCTATGCGGAAGAGGTTGAAAATCGGATTATTGAACCGCTTGAATTGTTGAATACATTCCTACCGGGCAATTCAAGCGTTATTCCAGGCACCAAGCATGCCCGTGGATATTTACAACCAGACGGAGCAAGTGAGCTAAAAGACGTTACTTATTCTAACCCAGGTAGCTCGGATGGAGATATGATTTCTACTGCTGACGACTTAAACAAATTCTTCTCTTACTTACTCCGTGGTAAATTACTGAAGGAACAGCAACTAAAACAAATGCTTACTACAGTTCCTACAGGAAGAGAAGGAATCGATGGATATGGCCTTGGAATCTATGAAATTAAGCTTCCAAACGGTGTCTCGATATGGGGACACACGGGTGGCGTTCCAGGGTTTTCTACTCTTGCTGGAGGTACAATTGGGGGCAAGCATACGTTGGCCGTCAATTTGAACAGCATGGGTAAAGCTAACAGTCCTGACCCTTTTAAAAATATTTTACTTGCTGAATTTAGCGAGTAG
- a CDS encoding bis-aminopropyl spermidine synthase family protein: protein MKENKIILLYERFIELDYEEELDKVPKLKNRGVLLNFWKKWYEISEKQFEFIIWKSINTVDTLDDLVKITGTLSLALRLLKVLKERNLVEIIENKIRFSQELTSSILYEPTPLRNTGYENKINKKKYAQFKATWDSSLRRAEIINQELSSNKNIFFCGDDDYTSLALKQYKNREIDVGDIDEEMIEYLKHTNNDIGFYNFDVRNEVMEDLRNKYDAIHCDPIDDGRGLDLWLNRANELLKGQKGDLIFLNISVKRLGNRVVYLQNFLTSLGFYLKEIIHDLSSYKVAEEPYIDEELIKKDLDSIGFSKGTYHNLYIQTDMLVFVRLIDKPTLFPQEYYEIRRKI, encoded by the coding sequence ATGAAAGAAAATAAGATTATTTTATTATATGAAAGATTTATTGAATTAGACTATGAAGAAGAGTTAGATAAAGTACCAAAATTAAAAAACAGAGGGGTACTTTTGAATTTTTGGAAAAAATGGTATGAAATTAGTGAAAAACAATTCGAATTTATAATTTGGAAGTCCATTAATACTGTAGATACTTTAGATGATCTAGTCAAAATAACTGGGACTTTAAGTTTGGCTTTAAGATTATTAAAAGTATTAAAAGAAAGAAATTTAGTTGAAATTATAGAAAATAAAATAAGGTTTTCACAAGAGTTAACAAGTAGTATTTTATATGAACCAACCCCTCTTCGTAATACAGGATATGAGAATAAAATAAACAAAAAAAAATATGCTCAATTTAAAGCTACTTGGGATAGTTCGTTGAGGAGAGCTGAAATAATAAATCAAGAGTTATCGTCTAATAAAAATATCTTTTTTTGTGGAGATGATGATTATACAAGTTTAGCCCTTAAACAATATAAAAACAGAGAAATAGATGTAGGAGATATTGACGAAGAAATGATTGAATATTTGAAACATACAAACAATGATATTGGGTTTTATAATTTTGATGTTAGAAATGAAGTTATGGAAGATTTAAGGAATAAGTATGATGCAATACATTGTGACCCTATAGATGATGGTAGAGGGTTAGATTTGTGGTTAAATAGAGCTAATGAATTATTAAAAGGTCAAAAGGGTGATTTAATTTTTTTAAATATAAGTGTTAAAAGATTAGGTAATAGGGTGGTTTATTTGCAGAATTTCTTGACATCTTTAGGTTTTTATTTAAAAGAAATTATTCACGATTTAAGTTCTTATAAAGTGGCTGAAGAGCCTTACATTGATGAAGAATTAATAAAAAAGGACTTAGATAGCATTGGTTTTTCTAAAGGTACATATCATAATTTGTATATTCAAACAGACATGTTAGTTTTTGTACGATTAATAGATAAACCAACCCTCTTTCCGCAAGAATATTATGAGATTAGAAGAAAAATATAA
- a CDS encoding carbamoyltransferase family protein, which produces MYVLGVNGWDFDIHDASACLFYNGKLIAAAEEERFIRQKKALDKIPYNSIAYCLKEAEITPNEVDHIVMGWDVEQLYFEKYSKKLNKEDCLEKVFPKGIFKRDKDPQIHMCSHHLAHASGAFFSSGFNEATLIVIDGSGEEESITIAKGKGNKIEVLEKYPLEHSLGIFYEALTVFSGLGRHNEGKLMGLSSYGEEIFEFPDILENPLKPNKNTVSMNGKYFLVLKDWIKVINSITKIAPNYIKYEYNPIDSILLMDSSVMGYKNIAASGQAALERAIVKLVKKAINLTGIDNLCLSGGVALNCIANRMIADLPEVDSLYIQPGASDSGVSIGAASWFLAENGITPKFTEDHVYSGPEFPDSSILNILKKYNLSYIELGSNKYDKCSELLIQNKVIGRFYGKMEFGPRALGNRSIIASPQRRDMLNKVNTIKKREQWRPLAPSIIDENASVVLEEKINNPYMLLNSTVKKEVHHLVPAIVHVDGSTRAQVVTRDMNSDYYETIRNFYQKTGIPAVMNTSFNVGKEPIICNPSDAIRSFYGSEVDALLLGSFLIIK; this is translated from the coding sequence ATGTATGTTTTAGGAGTCAATGGGTGGGACTTTGATATTCATGATGCAAGTGCGTGTTTATTTTATAATGGTAAATTAATAGCTGCAGCTGAAGAAGAAAGATTTATTCGTCAAAAAAAGGCATTAGATAAAATTCCATATAATTCAATAGCTTATTGTTTAAAGGAAGCTGAAATTACTCCAAATGAAGTAGATCATATTGTTATGGGTTGGGATGTAGAGCAATTATATTTTGAGAAGTATTCAAAGAAGCTTAACAAAGAAGATTGTCTTGAAAAGGTTTTTCCGAAGGGAATTTTTAAGAGAGATAAAGATCCCCAAATTCATATGTGTTCTCATCATTTGGCACATGCTTCTGGTGCGTTTTTTAGTTCGGGATTCAATGAAGCTACCCTAATAGTTATTGATGGGAGTGGAGAAGAAGAGTCAATAACGATAGCAAAAGGAAAAGGTAATAAAATAGAAGTACTAGAAAAATACCCGCTGGAACATTCTTTAGGTATTTTTTATGAAGCATTAACTGTATTTTCAGGTTTAGGGAGGCATAATGAAGGGAAGTTAATGGGCCTATCTTCATATGGGGAAGAAATATTTGAATTTCCTGATATACTGGAAAACCCTTTGAAACCAAATAAAAATACAGTTAGTATGAATGGTAAATATTTTTTGGTATTAAAAGATTGGATAAAAGTTATTAATAGTATAACAAAGATTGCTCCTAATTATATTAAGTATGAATATAATCCAATAGATTCAATATTATTAATGGATTCATCGGTAATGGGATATAAAAATATTGCAGCCTCAGGTCAGGCAGCCTTGGAAAGAGCAATTGTTAAGCTTGTAAAAAAAGCTATTAATCTAACTGGAATAGATAATTTGTGTCTTTCGGGAGGAGTAGCATTAAATTGTATAGCGAATAGAATGATAGCTGATTTACCAGAAGTGGATAGTTTGTACATTCAACCAGGTGCTTCAGATAGTGGGGTAAGTATTGGAGCAGCTTCATGGTTTCTTGCCGAAAATGGTATAACGCCTAAGTTCACTGAAGATCATGTATATTCTGGTCCGGAATTTCCTGATTCTAGTATCTTAAATATATTAAAAAAATATAATCTATCATATATAGAATTAGGCTCTAACAAATATGATAAATGCTCCGAGTTATTAATTCAAAATAAGGTAATAGGAAGATTTTATGGAAAGATGGAATTCGGCCCTAGAGCTTTAGGAAATAGAAGCATAATAGCTAGCCCTCAGAGGAGGGATATGTTAAATAAAGTAAATACTATTAAGAAAAGAGAGCAATGGAGACCATTGGCTCCTAGCATCATAGATGAAAACGCTTCTGTAGTATTAGAAGAAAAAATAAATAACCCTTATATGCTGTTAAATTCTACTGTTAAAAAAGAGGTACATCATTTAGTTCCAGCAATTGTTCATGTTGATGGATCAACAAGGGCTCAAGTAGTTACGAGGGATATGAATTCTGATTATTATGAAACAATCCGCAACTTTTACCAGAAAACAGGAATTCCTGCAGTTATGAATACATCGTTTAATGTAGGAAAAGAACCAATTATTTGTAACCCAAGTGATGCTATTAGGTCATTTTATGGATCAGAGGTGGATGCCCTTTTATTAGGTTCATTTTTGATTATTAAATAA